A window from Triticum aestivum cultivar Chinese Spring chromosome 6D, IWGSC CS RefSeq v2.1, whole genome shotgun sequence encodes these proteins:
- the LOC123141425 gene encoding NADH-ubiquinone oxidoreductase chain 1-like — MAFVQRRKGPDVVGSFGLLQPLADGLKLILKEPISPSSANFSLFRMAPVATFMLSLVAWAVVPFDYAMVLSDPNIGLLYLFPISSLGVYGIIIAGWSSKTGGGRSVAYDIWTNWSKMGLCRRC; from the coding sequence ATGGCTTTTGTGCAACGTCGAAAGGGTCCTGATGTAGTGGGATCGTTCGGATTGTTACAACCTCTAGCAGATGGTTTGAAATTGATTCTAAAAGAACCTATTTCACCAAGTAGTGCTAATTTCTCCCTTTTTAGAATGGCTCCAGTGGCTACATTTATGTTAAGTCTGGTCGCTTGGGCCGTTGTACCTTTTGATTATGCTATGGTATTGTCAGATCCGAACATAGGGCTACTTTATTTGTTTCCCATATCTTCGCTAGGTGTTTATGGAATAATTATAGCAGGTTGGTCTAGTAAGACGGGGGGCGGCCGTTCGGTCGCCTATGATATATGGACCAATTGGTCAAAAATGGGTTTGTGCCGCAGGTGTTGA